One window of the Acaryochloris sp. CCMEE 5410 genome contains the following:
- the purH gene encoding bifunctional phosphoribosylaminoimidazolecarboxamide formyltransferase/IMP cyclohydrolase, producing the protein MTRLALLSTSDKTGLIELAQQLIDSYGFTLVSSGGTAATLEQAGFPVTKVSDYTGSPEILGGRVKTLHPRIHGGILARRSLQSDIQDLSENNIQGIDLVVVNLYPFEETIANQKAQGITDPDQALADAVEQIDIGGPTMIRAAAKNHAHVTVLCDPQQYESYLQELKQGEGETSLPFRQVCALKVFERMASYDRAIATHLRQSLTTTDSQTQLSILGTAKQTLRYGENPHQNAVWYQESNTPSGWAAAQQLQGKELSYNNLVDLEAARRVIAEFAQAETQPTVAILKHNNPCGVAQGETLLQAYEKALAADSVSAFGGIVAMNRAIDNDTAQVLTKTFLECIVAPDCQPEAAAVLQAKSNLRVLVLPDLVSGPAVTVKAIAGGWLAQAADETLTPTTDWQIVTQAKPTEAQLAELLFAWKVVKHVKSNAIVVTKDHTTLGVGAGQMNRVGSVNIALQQAGDQAQGGTLASDGFFPFDDSVRTAAAAGITAIIQPGGSIRDKDSIQAADELGIVMAFTGTRHFLH; encoded by the coding sequence ATGACACGATTAGCCCTCTTAAGTACTTCGGATAAGACTGGTTTAATTGAATTAGCGCAGCAGCTAATTGATAGTTATGGTTTTACTCTGGTTAGTAGTGGAGGGACTGCGGCAACACTGGAGCAAGCAGGATTTCCCGTCACCAAGGTGTCAGACTACACTGGGTCCCCGGAAATTTTAGGCGGACGAGTCAAGACCCTTCATCCTCGCATTCATGGTGGGATTCTAGCCCGTCGAAGTTTGCAGTCCGATATTCAGGATTTATCGGAGAACAATATTCAGGGGATTGATTTAGTAGTGGTGAACCTCTATCCCTTTGAAGAGACCATTGCCAACCAGAAAGCTCAGGGAATCACAGATCCAGACCAAGCATTGGCAGATGCAGTCGAACAGATTGATATCGGTGGCCCCACCATGATTCGGGCTGCTGCTAAAAACCATGCCCATGTGACGGTGTTATGTGACCCTCAGCAGTATGAGTCTTATTTACAGGAACTGAAGCAAGGGGAAGGAGAGACGTCCCTGCCATTTCGACAGGTCTGTGCCCTTAAGGTGTTTGAGCGAATGGCGAGTTATGACCGTGCGATCGCAACCCACCTCCGCCAATCCCTAACTACTACCGATTCCCAAACCCAGCTCTCCATCTTGGGTACAGCCAAACAAACCCTTCGCTACGGCGAAAATCCCCACCAAAATGCCGTTTGGTATCAAGAAAGCAATACGCCTTCGGGATGGGCCGCTGCTCAACAGCTCCAAGGAAAGGAACTTAGCTACAACAATCTGGTCGATTTAGAAGCCGCTCGACGGGTGATTGCCGAGTTTGCCCAGGCTGAAACCCAGCCCACGGTCGCGATTCTCAAGCACAACAATCCTTGCGGCGTCGCCCAAGGGGAAACCCTGCTCCAGGCATATGAAAAAGCGCTCGCCGCCGATTCAGTTTCTGCTTTTGGCGGTATCGTTGCCATGAATCGTGCCATTGATAACGATACGGCCCAGGTGCTTACCAAAACCTTTTTGGAGTGTATTGTAGCCCCTGATTGCCAGCCTGAGGCAGCGGCTGTCCTCCAGGCCAAGTCTAACTTACGGGTGTTGGTGCTGCCGGATTTAGTCAGTGGCCCTGCGGTTACGGTGAAAGCGATCGCAGGAGGTTGGCTCGCTCAAGCTGCCGATGAAACCTTAACACCCACCACGGATTGGCAGATTGTTACCCAGGCAAAGCCTACTGAAGCTCAGTTAGCGGAACTTCTGTTTGCCTGGAAAGTGGTCAAGCATGTCAAATCCAATGCCATTGTGGTGACCAAAGATCACACCACCCTAGGGGTCGGCGCAGGCCAAATGAATCGGGTGGGGTCTGTTAATATTGCCCTCCAACAAGCTGGGGACCAGGCCCAAGGCGGAACCTTAGCCAGCGATGGGTTCTTCCCCTTTGATGATTCGGTACGGACGGCAGCCGCCGCCGGAATTACAGCCATTATTCAACCGGGAGGCAGTATTCGGGACAAGGACTCTATTCAAGCCGCCGATGAACTGGGAATTGTGATGGCCTTTACGGGCACCCGTCATTTTCTCCACTAA
- a CDS encoding carbon dioxide-concentrating mechanism protein CcmK, with amino-acid sequence MTNGVVSQQAVGALETSGLPGNLSIADAMIKAGRVTLVSYIKGGSARFAICFRGDVSEVKRAMDAGIAVVENTYGAVLHTWVIIPRPHPNVERVLPIGYPPEVEEYRQQANAGK; translated from the coding sequence ATGACGAATGGGGTTGTCTCTCAGCAAGCCGTCGGGGCATTAGAAACATCTGGCTTGCCAGGAAATCTCTCAATCGCCGATGCAATGATCAAGGCTGGTCGGGTCACTTTGGTGAGCTATATCAAGGGTGGTAGTGCTCGATTCGCGATTTGTTTTCGAGGCGATGTCTCCGAAGTCAAGCGGGCGATGGACGCTGGGATTGCTGTGGTGGAGAACACCTATGGGGCGGTCTTACATACATGGGTGATTATCCCTCGTCCTCATCCTAATGTAGAACGTGTACTACCCATTGGGTACCCACCAGAAGTAGAAGAGTATCGCCAGCAAGCGAATGCAGGGAAATAG
- a CDS encoding DegT/DnrJ/EryC1/StrS family aminotransferase, which produces MWRHYDEAFADLPIELPAPSESDTHHSYHLYTVLINEKWAGVNRDAFLDGITAKNISVGVH; this is translated from the coding sequence ATTTGGCGACATTATGATGAGGCGTTTGCCGATCTACCGATTGAGTTGCCAGCGCCATCTGAATCGGATACACATCATAGCTACCATTTGTATACAGTTTTGATCAATGAGAAATGGGCTGGAGTTAACCGTGATGCTTTTTTAGATGGGATAACGGCGAAAAATATTAGTGTTGGGGTACATTAA
- a CDS encoding DegT/DnrJ/EryC1/StrS aminotransferase family protein has translation MTLDEDDVVLAKALISNPSSWDEKKIISQYEMEFSRWNNSKFAFAFMSGRVSLSACIYALNLQPGDEVILPAYTCVVVPNAFYFAGIKPVYCDIELETYGLDVNEVKAHITPRVRAILLHHLYGLVCRDYHAILDLAKCYSLSVIEDCCHATGAKYRGEKVGNLGDVAFYSSEQSKIFNTIQGGFSTTNNLELANKMKEYYNCAAYPDSVWIQKQLYNVLLNFYECKHPKKWILRDIIQLRYGHKRLLSTTAEEEKGIRPKHYGCKMPAPIAAIGSNQIKKLDYYNSRRRETAKYWDIWCENNNYTKPVVIDNSVPVYLRYPVLVEPFKKQNRSWANKQLGVDLGIWFASNIHPSKNIKGFPKADKAVECCINLPCLMQ, from the coding sequence ATGACTTTAGATGAAGATGATGTTGTACTAGCCAAAGCATTAATATCCAATCCTTCTAGCTGGGATGAAAAGAAAATCATTTCACAGTATGAGATGGAATTTTCACGTTGGAATAATTCCAAATTTGCTTTTGCTTTTATGAGCGGACGAGTATCACTCAGCGCTTGTATTTATGCATTAAATTTGCAGCCAGGTGATGAAGTGATTTTACCTGCTTACACTTGCGTTGTTGTACCTAATGCTTTTTACTTTGCTGGAATTAAACCAGTTTATTGCGATATTGAACTTGAAACTTATGGACTTGATGTGAATGAGGTAAAAGCGCACATTACACCTAGAGTGCGTGCTATTTTACTGCATCATCTTTATGGTTTAGTTTGCCGAGATTATCACGCTATACTCGATTTAGCGAAATGCTATAGCTTAAGTGTAATTGAAGACTGCTGTCATGCAACAGGAGCAAAATATAGAGGAGAAAAAGTAGGTAATTTAGGAGATGTAGCTTTTTACAGTAGTGAGCAGTCTAAGATTTTCAATACAATTCAAGGAGGATTTTCTACGACAAACAATTTAGAATTGGCTAATAAGATGAAAGAATACTATAATTGCGCAGCTTATCCAGATTCAGTTTGGATTCAAAAGCAATTGTATAACGTATTACTAAATTTCTATGAATGCAAACATCCTAAAAAATGGATTTTGAGAGATATTATTCAGCTAAGGTACGGACATAAACGTTTACTCTCAACTACCGCCGAAGAAGAAAAAGGAATTCGACCTAAACACTATGGCTGTAAGATGCCTGCTCCAATCGCAGCTATTGGCTCTAATCAAATTAAAAAATTAGATTACTACAATAGTCGCAGAAGAGAAACTGCTAAATACTGGGATATTTGGTGCGAAAACAACAACTATACTAAACCTGTTGTTATTGATAATTCAGTTCCAGTTTATCTAAGATATCCAGTTTTGGTAGAGCCGTTCAAAAAGCAAAATCGCTCCTGGGCGAATAAACAACTTGGTGTTGATTTAGGTATTTGGTTTGCTAGTAATATTCATCCTTCAAAAAATATTAAAGGTTTTCCAAAGGCAGACAAAGCAGTTGAATGCTGCATAAATTTACCATGCTTAATGCAATAA
- a CDS encoding DapH/DapD/GlmU-related protein — translation MLHKFTMLNAIKQSEKIFIYFLDFFCSYFENIMRGNRSILAALLRKKIYRTECFIDTDVIITNKYNFNAGSQSSIYHSCYILNEKGFFSIGNNSHLAAFCYVNVLQGSVSLGDDVAIGPGTKIIAYSNHYNFGKKVTAEKKTKDIVIKNNVFIGANCTILPGTIINENVIIGAGAVVKGELEENSIYVGIPCKKIRSGWYE, via the coding sequence ATGCTGCATAAATTTACCATGCTTAATGCAATAAAACAGAGTGAAAAGATTTTTATCTACTTTTTGGATTTTTTCTGTAGCTACTTTGAAAATATAATGAGAGGGAATCGATCTATTTTAGCTGCTCTCCTAAGAAAAAAAATATATAGAACTGAATGCTTTATAGATACAGACGTTATCATTACAAACAAATATAACTTCAATGCAGGTAGTCAGAGTAGCATTTATCACTCTTGCTATATTTTAAACGAAAAAGGTTTTTTTAGTATTGGTAACAATTCTCATTTAGCTGCATTTTGTTATGTTAATGTCCTTCAAGGAAGTGTCTCATTAGGGGATGATGTTGCTATTGGTCCAGGGACAAAAATTATCGCTTACTCAAACCATTATAACTTTGGAAAAAAAGTAACTGCAGAAAAGAAGACTAAAGATATAGTAATTAAAAATAATGTATTTATTGGTGCAAACTGCACTATTCTTCCAGGCACTATTATTAACGAGAATGTGATTATTGGTGCAGGTGCGGTTGTGAAGGGTGAACTTGAAGAAAATTCTATATATGTAGGTATACCCTGCAAAAAGATTAGAAGCGGTTGGTATGAGTAG
- a CDS encoding class I SAM-dependent methyltransferase, translating into MSRHNFLIHNINEKIARSLPYEGIVVDLGCGGSPYKQHILDSAEQYIGVDWENSQHDQSNVDIFANLCERLPFSSDYADTVTSFQVLEHLPEPDFFISECFRILKNRGSIFITVPFMWHIHEEPHDYFRYTKYGLEYLFRKNGFVDIEIRENMGFWQMWILKFNYHTMRFSFGFLKFLWIPIWWIGQTAAPIMDKYDRHPQETGSYTVLGKKP; encoded by the coding sequence ATGAGTAGACATAATTTCTTGATTCACAACATTAATGAAAAGATTGCTAGATCCTTACCATACGAAGGAATAGTTGTTGATCTTGGTTGTGGTGGATCACCCTACAAACAACATATTCTTGATTCTGCAGAGCAGTATATTGGAGTCGACTGGGAAAATAGTCAGCATGATCAAAGCAATGTAGATATTTTTGCTAACCTTTGCGAGAGACTACCTTTTTCTTCTGATTATGCTGATACTGTTACTTCTTTTCAGGTTTTAGAACACTTACCAGAACCTGACTTTTTTATATCTGAATGCTTTAGAATCCTCAAGAATAGGGGGAGTATATTCATAACCGTACCTTTTATGTGGCATATCCATGAAGAACCTCACGATTACTTTCGTTATACAAAATATGGTTTAGAATATCTCTTTAGGAAAAATGGGTTTGTTGATATAGAAATCAGAGAAAATATGGGTTTCTGGCAAATGTGGATTCTAAAATTCAATTACCACACAATGCGTTTTTCATTTGGCTTTCTGAAGTTTCTTTGGATTCCGATTTGGTGGATTGGGCAAACTGCCGCACCAATCATGGATAAATATGATAGACATCCACAAGAGACAGGAAGCTATACTGTTTTAGGTAAAAAGCCTTGA
- a CDS encoding MOP flippase family protein, with the protein MSLKDQATSSIKWSTISQVGRQVIQLFTTAILARLLSPNDFGSLGMATIVVGFVGVFKDLGTSAAVIQRKGFSEALLHSLFWVNVAFGLLSTMLFFLIAPLIAGFYREPIIAPLLRVLSLTFFISGISILQQALLEKELAFNTLAKIEVSSVAFGSFIGIGSAMGGLGVWSLIYQTIAVTTLTTFLLWKTTNWQPKLIFSFQELKAISSYSSNLTGFNVFNYLIRNFDYLLIGKFIGAEALGFYTLAYRTILYPLQSISGVISRVGFPVFSQLQDDNVRLRSAYLRVVAMIAIVTFPLMLGIWVLAEPFILIVLGEKWKASIPIILVLAPVGLVQSVVTTVGTIYQSKGRTDWMFCWSLFAGVLVICGFVLGLRWNIIGVAAGYAIASLILVYPSFAIPFRLINLSMARFAAVLWRPLMCSAIMSCLILGIQAVLPMSFSPALNLGISILLGGATYVVVSQWINHDQMRQLFNLLGLIE; encoded by the coding sequence ATGTCTTTAAAGGACCAAGCGACATCTAGTATTAAGTGGTCTACTATTTCACAAGTAGGAAGGCAAGTCATACAGCTTTTCACAACAGCTATCCTTGCTCGATTGCTTTCACCTAATGACTTTGGATCCCTAGGTATGGCCACTATCGTTGTCGGTTTTGTAGGGGTTTTTAAGGATCTAGGGACATCAGCTGCAGTGATTCAGAGAAAGGGATTTTCTGAGGCTCTTTTACACAGCCTTTTTTGGGTTAATGTAGCTTTTGGTCTCTTGAGCACAATGCTTTTTTTTCTAATTGCTCCCCTGATTGCTGGCTTTTACAGAGAGCCAATAATTGCTCCATTGTTGAGAGTTCTATCACTTACTTTTTTTATTTCTGGTATTAGCATTTTACAGCAAGCCCTTTTAGAGAAAGAGCTTGCTTTCAATACCTTGGCCAAGATAGAAGTTAGTTCAGTTGCATTTGGCTCATTTATTGGTATTGGATCGGCAATGGGAGGATTGGGGGTATGGAGCTTAATCTATCAAACTATAGCAGTAACAACGTTAACTACCTTTCTGCTATGGAAAACCACTAACTGGCAACCAAAACTTATTTTCTCATTTCAAGAGTTAAAAGCTATTAGTAGCTATAGTTCAAATTTAACTGGATTTAATGTTTTTAATTACCTTATTCGTAATTTTGATTATTTATTAATTGGGAAATTTATAGGCGCCGAAGCTTTAGGTTTTTATACGTTAGCCTACCGAACAATTTTATATCCATTGCAAAGCATATCTGGAGTAATTAGTCGAGTTGGTTTTCCAGTATTTTCCCAACTTCAAGATGATAATGTTCGGCTGCGTTCTGCTTATTTACGAGTAGTTGCGATGATAGCCATAGTCACTTTTCCTTTGATGCTTGGAATATGGGTACTCGCAGAACCTTTCATCCTGATTGTTCTTGGGGAAAAATGGAAAGCTTCAATACCAATTATTTTAGTATTGGCTCCAGTAGGCTTAGTCCAGTCTGTTGTTACAACTGTCGGGACAATTTATCAGAGTAAGGGCCGCACTGATTGGATGTTTTGTTGGAGCCTCTTTGCTGGTGTATTGGTTATTTGTGGGTTTGTACTGGGCTTACGCTGGAATATTATTGGCGTAGCTGCTGGGTATGCTATTGCGAGCTTAATTTTAGTCTATCCTAGCTTTGCTATCCCTTTTAGATTGATCAATCTCAGTATGGCGCGTTTTGCTGCTGTTCTATGGCGTCCACTTATGTGCAGTGCAATAATGTCTTGCCTTATCTTGGGAATACAGGCAGTTTTGCCTATGAGTTTTTCTCCAGCATTAAACTTAGGCATTTCAATATTGCTAGGGGGTGCCACATATGTAGTTGTTAGCCAATGGATTAATCATGACCAGATGCGACAACTGTTCAACCTACTAGGTTTAATAGAATGA
- a CDS encoding glycosyltransferase, translating to MLKHIVTFYGLDVNQLPQQDQRWKLRYNELFEHVDCVLCEGLHMAQSLIALGCPTHKAKIHHLGIRLDQFTYQPRKWHPSEPLKVLIAAAFREKKGIPDAIAALGYLQQSTPLEITIIGDAGDDKASQREKRRILDAVHQYGLTPTFMGYQPHSVFLEQAYRHHLFISPSVKASDGDTEGGAPVSIIEAAATGMPVIATRHCDIPEVLNRYPADLLAPEHDVEQLVRILNWWVGYPQEWAGILLPQRAYIEAEYDAKVQGLRLAAIYTEVMAEHQ from the coding sequence TTGCTAAAACACATTGTGACCTTTTATGGGCTTGACGTTAATCAACTTCCTCAGCAAGATCAACGGTGGAAACTCAGATATAACGAGCTATTTGAACATGTAGACTGTGTTCTATGTGAAGGTCTACATATGGCCCAATCTTTAATTGCACTGGGCTGTCCCACTCACAAAGCAAAGATACATCACCTTGGTATCAGGTTAGATCAGTTTACCTATCAGCCCAGGAAGTGGCATCCTAGTGAACCTTTAAAGGTATTAATTGCAGCTGCATTTCGCGAGAAAAAGGGAATACCAGATGCGATCGCAGCCTTAGGTTATCTTCAGCAGAGTACGCCTCTAGAAATCACCATCATTGGTGATGCGGGGGATGATAAAGCCAGCCAAAGAGAGAAACGTCGTATTTTAGATGCCGTCCACCAATATGGGCTAACTCCCACTTTCATGGGGTATCAACCCCATTCTGTATTCTTAGAGCAAGCCTACCGCCATCATCTATTTATTTCACCCAGTGTCAAAGCTAGTGATGGGGATACGGAAGGCGGTGCTCCAGTCTCTATTATTGAAGCCGCAGCGACAGGGATGCCTGTCATTGCCACCCGACATTGCGATATTCCTGAAGTGTTGAACCGATATCCTGCTGATTTGCTAGCACCAGAACATGATGTAGAGCAACTTGTACGCATTCTCAATTGGTGGGTTGGGTATCCTCAAGAATGGGCAGGTATTTTACTTCCTCAACGTGCATATATCGAAGCAGAATATGACGCGAAGGTTCAGGGTCTTCGCTTAGCTGCAATTTATACCGAAGTCATGGCCGAACATCAGTAA
- a CDS encoding class I SAM-dependent methyltransferase encodes MKTARAYVLRGDGYYCPVCNRHFRRFLSGGTERRPHVRCPNCDSLERHRLLWLALQPMIVKSRSLNHKLLHVAPEPCIASALKQQYDYLSVDMDPAKAMQQMDICQIPFPDATFDAIVCNHVLEHIPTDMKALQELYRVLKSSGWASIQVPMVGEHTQEDLSITDPQLRTKLYGQPDHVRQYGRDFQQRLESTGFQVTIIAKSELTAPKTLHTLSLDCESEVWLCRK; translated from the coding sequence GTGAAAACAGCTAGGGCTTATGTATTACGGGGTGATGGCTATTACTGTCCGGTGTGCAATCGTCACTTTCGTAGATTTCTCTCAGGGGGAACGGAACGCCGACCTCATGTTCGTTGTCCAAACTGCGACTCTCTTGAGCGACATCGTTTACTGTGGCTAGCTTTACAACCCATGATTGTTAAATCTAGATCCCTAAACCATAAACTCTTACATGTTGCACCAGAACCATGCATAGCTTCTGCCCTCAAGCAGCAATACGATTACTTATCTGTTGATATGGATCCTGCAAAAGCTATGCAACAAATGGATATTTGCCAAATTCCATTCCCTGATGCCACTTTTGATGCCATAGTTTGTAATCATGTTTTGGAACATATCCCCACGGATATGAAAGCATTGCAAGAACTATACCGAGTCCTTAAGTCCTCAGGATGGGCTAGCATTCAAGTGCCGATGGTTGGTGAACATACTCAAGAAGACTTGTCTATTACCGATCCGCAACTACGGACAAAGTTATATGGTCAGCCTGATCATGTCCGTCAGTATGGTCGTGATTTCCAACAACGGCTGGAATCTACGGGGTTTCAAGTCACGATTATTGCCAAAAGTGAATTGACTGCCCCCAAAACTTTGCACACATTATCTTTAGATTGTGAGTCCGAGGTCTGGCTTTGCCGTAAGTGA
- a CDS encoding class I SAM-dependent methyltransferase yields MFNNWINPQEIIYLFNRIRNNPGKILKYAAKMHASDSEKVKNTWSNTDTSPTNWWDIPTVQSRWNYLISGNKDIDYNEYIAEKYFKEKHALQALSLGCGGGERELRWAKTNCFSQIEAYDLSPVRIEHAIKAAKQSMYGECLDYRVGNIYEIETKKNLYDVVFAEQSLHHFSPLKELLLKIEDMLKPEGCFILNEFVGPTRFQWTNRQLELVNSILSIFPERFKTLWHSNLLKPKVIKHSQLSMVLRDPSEAIESANILPLLKEIFEVVELKGYGGSILHLLLGGIAHHFLNPDDEAKELLRLCFELEDFLIRTGEIDHDFMVAVCYKRV; encoded by the coding sequence ATGTTTAATAACTGGATTAATCCACAAGAAATAATATATTTATTCAATAGAATTCGTAATAATCCAGGAAAAATTCTGAAATATGCTGCCAAGATGCATGCAAGTGACTCTGAAAAGGTAAAAAATACTTGGTCAAATACAGACACTTCTCCAACTAACTGGTGGGATATTCCTACGGTGCAATCTAGATGGAATTATCTTATCTCTGGTAATAAGGATATTGATTACAACGAGTATATCGCAGAGAAATACTTCAAAGAAAAACATGCTTTGCAAGCCTTATCTCTTGGTTGTGGTGGCGGTGAAAGAGAATTGAGATGGGCAAAAACAAATTGTTTCAGCCAGATTGAAGCCTATGATTTGTCGCCAGTACGTATTGAGCATGCGATAAAAGCAGCCAAACAAAGCATGTATGGAGAATGTTTAGATTATAGAGTTGGTAATATTTACGAAATTGAGACAAAAAAGAATCTCTATGATGTGGTATTTGCAGAGCAATCTCTACATCACTTCTCTCCGCTTAAAGAGCTATTGCTGAAAATTGAGGACATGCTCAAGCCAGAGGGTTGTTTCATTCTCAATGAATTTGTGGGGCCTACACGTTTCCAATGGACAAATAGGCAACTTGAACTTGTGAATTCCATTTTAAGTATTTTCCCTGAAAGATTTAAAACGCTTTGGCATAGTAACTTGCTTAAACCAAAAGTCATTAAGCATAGTCAATTAAGCATGGTTTTAAGAGATCCTTCAGAAGCTATTGAGTCAGCAAATATCTTGCCACTTCTTAAAGAGATATTTGAAGTGGTAGAACTGAAAGGTTATGGTGGCTCTATCTTACATCTACTTTTGGGGGGGATCGCTCATCATTTTCTCAATCCAGATGATGAAGCGAAAGAACTACTAAGGCTTTGCTTTGAATTGGAAGATTTTTTGATCAGAACTGGAGAAATTGATCATGACTTTATGGTTGCTGTTTGTTACAAGCGAGTCTAA
- a CDS encoding glycosyltransferase family A protein has product MVSVSVIIPTRNRASLVSVAVESVLQQTWTSLEVIVVIDGPDSDTEAVLELISDSRLQVITLPSSGGASRARNRGVQAARGEWVAFLDDDDEWYPRKLETQLLLVQTLTCRYPIAACRMTIKTPRGEFVVPRRFPKLGEPISNYLFLRPDFIQGDGFFLTSMLLTRRQLMLDVPFQEGLKMCQDLDWLLRATQVQGAELHFAEAALGTWNLDEHRSRIGTSGCWTTLFEWIQSCRQRNLVTPEAYGAFLMTQVNSLASASKDWQGLKTILMSAWTYGNASFKSYALLISMWVIPPTPRRILRDAILQNPFSRLRIRHER; this is encoded by the coding sequence ATGGTGTCTGTCAGTGTCATTATTCCCACTCGCAACCGCGCGTCCCTCGTCAGCGTTGCAGTGGAAAGTGTTTTGCAACAGACTTGGACCAGCCTAGAAGTGATTGTTGTCATTGATGGTCCAGATTCAGATACCGAAGCAGTTCTAGAGCTCATCTCTGACTCAAGACTACAGGTGATCACCTTGCCCTCCAGTGGTGGCGCGTCTAGGGCCAGAAACAGGGGTGTTCAAGCCGCCCGGGGGGAGTGGGTCGCATTCTTAGATGATGATGATGAGTGGTATCCACGTAAGTTAGAAACCCAACTTCTATTAGTTCAAACACTAACTTGCCGATACCCTATTGCAGCCTGTCGGATGACCATAAAAACCCCCCGTGGCGAGTTTGTCGTGCCAAGACGCTTCCCTAAGCTAGGAGAACCGATTAGCAACTATCTTTTCTTGCGACCGGACTTTATTCAGGGAGATGGTTTTTTTCTGACTTCTATGTTGCTTACCCGTCGGCAACTGATGCTAGATGTGCCTTTCCAAGAAGGACTAAAAATGTGTCAGGACCTGGATTGGTTGCTTAGAGCAACGCAGGTGCAAGGTGCTGAATTACATTTTGCCGAAGCCGCTTTGGGCACCTGGAACTTGGATGAGCATCGCTCCCGAATTGGTACAAGTGGTTGCTGGACAACACTCTTTGAGTGGATTCAGTCTTGTCGGCAGCGTAATCTAGTAACACCGGAAGCCTATGGTGCTTTTCTGATGACTCAGGTCAATTCATTAGCCTCAGCTAGTAAGGATTGGCAGGGACTCAAGACTATCCTGATGTCTGCCTGGACTTACGGAAATGCCTCTTTCAAAAGCTATGCACTGCTGATTAGCATGTGGGTAATTCCGCCCACTCCCCGTCGCATTCTCCGTGATGCAATCCTACAGAATCCCTTTAGCCGCTTAAGGATTCGCCATGAGCGTTGA
- a CDS encoding glycosyltransferase family 2 protein produces MSVDIVLATYNGDRFLDAQLQSILAQDYPHWHLLIRDDESCDLTPKIIQTYLQKEPQRLQWIKSGESTNLGILRNFNHLLEHSSASYTFFCDQDDIWLPHKVTASLAEIGQLEAQWGKDLPMLVHSDLRVVSEQLELIHPSFWRSHHLDPTRDALRHLLIRNHITGCTIVINKALKELALPLPDSAFMHDWWLGLVASAFGKIAHLKQPTILYRQHQHNQVGAQSQKLRYLVTRLQQPQKIREYYRKTPKQAQEFLNRYGAQLSEHDREMVSAYCGCEKLAFCAKRKLLIRYELFDVGLARNLALLSLI; encoded by the coding sequence ATGAGCGTTGATATTGTCTTGGCGACCTATAATGGTGATCGATTCCTAGACGCTCAATTGCAGTCAATTCTCGCGCAAGATTACCCTCATTGGCATCTGTTGATTCGAGATGATGAATCTTGCGATCTCACCCCCAAAATCATTCAAACCTATCTACAAAAAGAACCCCAGCGACTACAATGGATTAAATCAGGGGAGTCCACAAACCTAGGTATTCTCCGCAACTTTAATCACTTGCTTGAGCACTCCTCAGCCAGCTATACCTTTTTCTGTGATCAAGATGATATTTGGTTACCCCATAAAGTCACGGCTAGCTTGGCCGAGATCGGGCAACTCGAAGCTCAATGGGGTAAAGACCTGCCAATGCTGGTACATAGCGATCTGAGGGTGGTCAGCGAACAGCTTGAACTCATCCATCCATCTTTTTGGCGATCGCATCATCTTGACCCTACTCGTGACGCTTTACGTCACTTACTGATTCGCAATCACATCACAGGCTGCACCATCGTCATCAATAAAGCCTTGAAAGAGCTAGCCCTACCGCTTCCAGATTCAGCCTTTATGCATGATTGGTGGCTAGGCTTAGTTGCATCGGCCTTTGGCAAAATTGCTCACTTAAAGCAACCCACTATCCTCTACAGACAGCACCAACACAATCAAGTTGGAGCGCAAAGTCAAAAACTGCGATACCTTGTCACAAGACTGCAACAACCCCAGAAAATTCGGGAATACTACCGCAAAACCCCAAAACAGGCTCAGGAATTTCTCAATCGCTATGGTGCTCAGCTCTCAGAGCATGATAGAGAGATGGTCTCTGCTTACTGTGGGTGTGAGAAATTAGCTTTTTGCGCTAAAAGAAAACTACTTATTCGATACGAACTCTTTGATGTGGGTTTAGCTCGAAATTTAGCACTGCTGAGTTTGATTTAA